A single region of the Nisaea sediminum genome encodes:
- a CDS encoding alpha,alpha-trehalose-phosphate synthase (UDP-forming): MSRLVVVSNRVAPVEEGKASAGGLSVAVEEAFAKTEGLWFGWNGKIENNGPIRVKVEEGKRFARATMPLSRKDYNDFYVGYANSTLWPLLHYRLNVMEYSRAHAAGYRRVNELFANHLAPLLKPDDLIWVHDYHLFVLGRELKRMGLENRMGFFLHTPFPPPDMLRACSEHEEIVRALFDYDVIGFQTENDARNLLEYVRRLRDGTVRGNRATAFGKTARVQAFPISIRPDEMADAAEKAVRSNRTRQLVRSLDGKQLIIGVERLDYSKGLDKRFASYERLLTNYPENRGSVTLMQIAPPSRGDVQSYREIRQILEGMAGHINGQFADFDWAPIRYLNKSYRRDVLAGFFRVARVGYVTPLRDGMNLVAKEYVASQDPVDPGVLVLSEFAGAAAELDGAVIVNPFDEEGMMEGLQSALRMPLGDRIERYQSMMAVLRKNDLQNWRRRFLEALRAA; encoded by the coding sequence TTGAGCCGTCTCGTCGTCGTCTCCAACAGGGTCGCGCCGGTCGAAGAGGGCAAGGCATCCGCCGGCGGCCTCTCCGTCGCGGTCGAGGAAGCCTTCGCGAAGACGGAAGGGCTCTGGTTCGGCTGGAACGGGAAGATCGAGAATAACGGGCCGATCCGCGTCAAGGTCGAGGAAGGCAAGCGGTTCGCCCGCGCGACCATGCCGCTCTCCCGCAAGGACTACAATGATTTCTATGTCGGCTACGCCAACTCGACGCTCTGGCCGCTGCTGCATTACCGGCTGAACGTGATGGAATATTCGAGGGCCCATGCCGCAGGCTACCGGCGGGTCAACGAACTCTTCGCGAACCATCTGGCCCCGCTGCTCAAGCCGGACGATCTGATCTGGGTGCACGACTACCATCTCTTCGTGCTTGGCCGGGAACTGAAGCGCATGGGCCTCGAGAACCGGATGGGCTTCTTCCTGCATACGCCGTTTCCGCCGCCGGACATGCTCCGTGCCTGCAGCGAGCACGAGGAAATCGTCCGCGCGCTGTTCGATTACGACGTCATCGGTTTCCAGACCGAGAACGACGCCCGCAATCTGCTGGAATATGTCCGTCGCCTGCGCGACGGCACAGTGCGCGGCAACCGTGCCACCGCTTTCGGCAAGACCGCGCGGGTGCAGGCTTTTCCGATCTCCATCCGTCCTGACGAGATGGCGGACGCGGCGGAGAAGGCGGTTCGCTCGAACCGGACGCGCCAGCTCGTGCGCTCGCTCGATGGCAAGCAGCTGATCATCGGCGTCGAGCGGCTGGATTATTCCAAAGGCCTCGACAAACGTTTCGCGAGCTACGAGCGGCTGCTGACGAACTATCCGGAGAACCGCGGCAGCGTGACGCTCATGCAGATCGCTCCGCCGTCCCGGGGCGACGTGCAGAGCTACCGGGAGATCAGGCAGATTCTCGAAGGCATGGCGGGACATATCAACGGCCAGTTCGCCGATTTTGACTGGGCGCCGATCCGGTATTTGAACAAGAGCTATCGCCGTGACGTGCTGGCCGGGTTCTTCCGAGTGGCGCGGGTCGGCTATGTCACACCGTTGCGTGACGGAATGAACCTTGTGGCGAAGGAATATGTCGCCTCGCAGGATCCCGTGGATCCCGGCGTTCTTGTGCTGTCCGAGTTCGCCGGCGCGGCGGCCGAACTCGACGGCGCCGTCATCGTCAATCCGTTCGACGAGGAAGGCATGATGGAGGGGCTGCAAAGCGCACTCAGGATGCCGCTCGGCGACCGCATCGAACGCTACCAGTCGATGATGGCGGTCCTGCGGAAGAACGACCTTCAGAACTGGCGTCGGCGCTTTCTCGAGGCCTTGCGAGCGGCGTGA